The following is a genomic window from Bacillus sp. FJAT-52991.
GATCGCTATCATAATGGAGAAGATGCTCTTCATTATGCTCTAAAATCGAACTACGATTTAATTATCTTAGATCGCATGCTTCCTATAATAGATGGTTTAAGTATCACACAAGTCCTGCGTAATAAACAAATTAATACACCTATTATTATGGTTACTGCCATGAGTGAAATTCATAATCGAATAGAGGGTTTAGATGCTGGGGCAGACGATTATCTTATAAAACCATTTGCTATGGAAGAATTATTTGCTCGAATTCGTGCTCTTGTTAGACGTCCTTCTAAAATTGAAAATATTGAAATACTTACTTTCTCAAACATAACATTAGATACTACTAATAAGCTGTTAGTTTGTAACGATAAGAAACTCTCTCTATCAAAACGAGAAATAGAATTGCTCGCTTTTCTCATCAAAAATAAAAATATCCCTGTTTCGAGGGAGCGCATACTAGCACATGTATGGGGGGCTGATACTACAGTAGAAATGGGAAATCTTGATAACTATATCCATTTTTTAAGAAGAAGATTAAGAAATGTAGGCAGCGTTGCTATCATAAAAACGATTTACGGTGTTGGTTATCAATTAAAAGAAGCTGAAACATGCTGAAACATGCAAAAAGAAATCTCATACTGTTATATACGATTTCTACTGGAATGATTCTAACATTAGTCATAGGTTTGCTTTTCTATTCTTCCATTAAACAAGCTATTACGTTTGAAAAAAACATATTTCAAAATGCAATTTTTTCTGTAAATTACTTCATTCAAAACGAGACAGACTTGACGCATTCTCAGTTATCCGAAATAGAAAATCAAACACATGTCATGATTGATATTCAAGAAATAGACCCATCCTATAAAGGTTCATTATCTTCCAAAACAAATAGAGAATTTTTATTCAAAACTTTAAAAAATGAGCTAAATAAAATTGTCATTGCAGTTAACCTTTTTGAAGATTCAGTATATAAAAATCCTATTGTCACGATAAAAGGTGAGAAGCATGATTATTATTATGGAACCAGTCTGACATTCCCTAATGAAAAAGAGACAATATATATACTTTATTACTTAGATTTCTCTAAAATAATATCTTTGAAAACAGTACTCACTTATATATTTATTGAAGTAATTGGATTACTACTTCTATTTCTTCTAAGTAACATACTAGTGAAAAAGGCCTTAATTCCTATTGACATCAATATTCAAAAACAAAAAGAATTTGTAGCAGCTGCATCGCATGAGTTAAAGTCTCCATTAGCTGTCATTCAAGCAAATGCTTCTGCGATTAAATTCGAGCCTTCTCAAGCTAGTTTTTACATAAAAGGTATTCTAAATGAATGTCAACGAATGTCTCGATTAATACAAGATATGTTATTCCTAGCCTCCAATGATTCTCATCGTTGGACGATCAAAAAAGAGCTCATAGATACTGAAACATTTTTAATTGAAACATACGAAACTCATATATCGTATTGCCATGAAAAAAAACAAATACTGACACTTGATTTACCAAAAGAAGAATTACCGCCTTTTCATGCCGATAAAGAACGATTATCGCAAGTACTTGCTATTCTTTTGGATAATGCGATCAGCTATTCTCCAGCCAAAAGTGTGGTTACTATTCGTTCCTTCATTCAAAATGATTCAATAGTTTTTGACATTGAAGATCATGGTCTGGGCATCCCTAACACTGCAAAAGAATATATCTTTGATCGTTTTTATCGAGCAGACCCATCCAGATCAGATAAGAAACATGTTGGATTAGGTTTAAGTATTGCACTGGAAATTGTGAAATTACACAATGGAAAAATTTCATTAAAAGATACCGTACATGGTGGGTGTACTTTTAGTGTTGAACTTCCCATTGAATAAAAAGTAGGAATAAAACCTAATTGAGACTGGGGTAAAACTTTGAAGCATGATGTGATATTTACAATTCTAGCTTGTATATGCTAAAACATAAAAACTCCCCCGTATGCTTATATTTTGGTTAGCGAACCCAAAATAGTTCAGCACCTCAGGGGAGTCTTTTAATACCACAGTAAAAATTACCAACTTTATTTTTCATATTATTTAATCCAACCGATTGATCATTGGAGCCAGCCATTTCACCCACTATTCTTCTTGAATAAACTTCACCTCATCATATCCGCAATGATTACAATAAATTAAATGAGGACAAATCTGATCCTTCGTTGTATTGGGGTAGCCATCCCCCATCTTTACTGTTTCTTCATCATTATAATGACCATAAGGGTCTAAAAAATCGGATACTTTGCCTGAGTCGTCTAATCGGGAACTGCATTCTGGACAATACAATTCTAATTCCTTAAATGCGTTACATAAAGGGCACATATTCATTCGTATCACCTCTTTTTGTTTTCAAACTTAGTATCCATTTTTTTATTGATACTATGTAATATACAAGTTGTTTAGCATTTATCCTGTATCACTACTTTTGACAAATATAACAGGACACCAAGCTCTAAAGGTTTGGTGTCCTAGTTTTTTCCATTAAATTTCCATGTTAATGTAGTTAATTCTGTTTACTTTTTCTAACCATTGAATAGATAACTTAATGGTATTAAGAAAAAAGGTTCTACTTATGTCCCCTAGTGGACTGAAAGAACAAATTATCTTCCATTGTCTTTCTCTATGTATTCTTTTATCTTTTTTTACCAGTTGGCACCGAAAATCCCTCTTAGAAAATTTAGATCACACATTAGGAGGTACATACAAATTTAAAAAGACGGGTACGGTCATTATTCCTATATCTACAAAAAAATGCGAAAGTATCACCCATCTTAAACTTTGCGTTTGAAAATATGTATAAGACCAAACCACACCCAATATCGTTAAATAAATAAACACATGGTAATGGGCATTGGCAATAGAAAATACGCCCCACATCAATGGATGACTAAGTACAAAGAAAATCGTTGAATACGCCATAGCGATCCATTTAGGAAACAGTTCCATTGCAGCGTCTAATAATAGACCCCTCCAATACAATTCTTCAAAAAATGGATTGATGATGGCAAATAATAGCCAAAGAACGACTAGCCAAATAGAGTTAAATAACTCATAGTTCGTCATAACCACAGACATAGGGAAAAAACCAAGGATGAGGCTGAAAAATACCATTAACTTTGATGGTTGCGGCTTTTTTAACCAATCTTTAATTTGCTTATTTCCTTTAAAATATTTTATACAAATACCAAGTGAACTCCAATAAACAATAGCAAGCGGAACCCATGCCCACTCATCGATTACCTTTGAACACGTCGTTGCTGTGATGAAGCCTAGTAAAATGACCACGATCGGTGAGACTAGAATGAAGTTCCTTTTCCTATTTTTAATGTTTAAAATCACTTTTACTCTCCCCTTTTCCGAAAAATATTGATAATCATCATCGGATCAGGCATGGGGCATTCCTGCCATTGAATTTTATTAATAGCTAACCCTTGGATCAAAGCATAATAAGTGACAGTTAATTGTATTGGATCAGCTTGAATGATTTCTCCCTCTCTCTGTCCCGCAATGATTAAAGGAGCAGTTACTTCCACTGGCGAGGACATTTTTAACGTTTCTTTCACTTCTTCTGGAACCGCATCTGACGTACTAGCTTGAATCATAATTAGGAAAAGAAGGACCTCTTCGCCGCTCCCAATACTTTCTATCATTTGTTCAGTCATCCATTGTAACTTTTGTAAAGGTGTCCCTTCTCGCTGATTTGCTTGCTGAATTATATCCATTGAATTTTCCGATGCTTTTTTAACCAAAGTCGTAAAGATTTCTTCTTTTGATTTAAAATAATGATAAACAAGCCCATGACTTAAGCCAGCTTCTTTAGCAATATCACTAATTTTTGCTGCGGCCATCCCTCTGCGTGCAAATACTTGAGCCGCCGCTTGTAAAATTTGTTCACTTCTAGCATCTCGAATTTGTTTATTTTGTTCATCCTGTCTCGGCATTATGTAGACTCCTTTTTTTGATTGATTAATCAGTCAATATTATTTCTATGTATAATCATAACCTAAATATTTCCTAAGTCAATCCTTTTGGGGATTAGATTTGATGAATAAATAGAAGAAAAGCCCCCGATCCGTTAAATAACTCCTCCTGAACTAGTTTCAAAATGGATTTTTGATGGTTTATATACAGTCGTCAATGCGCTGCTCCACGCCTGCCACCAGTAAGATTAAGCCATCCGTAGACAAACTCTTGATCTGTGATTCTATTAATAAGCCGAACTGAATTTCCCTATCACGATCTAAAATTTTTTGTTAATTTGATGGCCCATTAGGTTCGCCGGTGTTATTTTTTGATATGTATGTTAACATCCTTTTTATTACAAGTTGCTTTACCTATTCTATGAAAAAAATCCCCCCTTCTCTTGCCACAAAATCGCCCCCCTTATCCATCTCCATAGTTCCCCACCAAAATAATTGGTATAATTAGGATCATCGAGACATCCATCATTAAACTAGCATTCAATCTAACGCACTTCTTATTGAAATGGAGACTTCCCTATGCACAAAAACCTTTTTTACAAAATACTGTGGGCACTCCCGATTATTTTTGCCATACATAATGTCGAAGAACTCCCCCAGTTAGGAAGCTGGGCGAATGAACATTTAGCAGGTGAGTCTTTTGCATTTTTGCGAGAGTTATATTCTTTTCATTCCTTAGCGTTTGCGATGGTCCTGTTAACGGTCGTCGTGGCGGTAGTGGTTATCCTTGAGTATAAATTTAGAAATAAGCTCACCTTCATGTTAACCATGCTGAGTGCCTGTTTATTGCTTATTAATGGATTGACTCACATCGTTCAATCGATGGTTTTTCAAAGCTATATGCCTGGGTTAATATCTGCGGTTTTATTGTTAATTCCATATATGTCCTTTGTATTGTACCTTTCAATGAAAGCGAATCGCATTCGATTAAGAACAATTGGTTTCTATCTTGTGATTAGCGTCATTGTGATGGTACCGATTATTTTTATTTTTCTAATTCTATCAAGGTGGGTCATGAGATGAATGAAAATGTAAACATACCAAACGAAGTAAACTCATTATTACTAGATTATACGAACTTGCTGGAGGCTGAATTGTCTGATGTGATCTATGGAGTTTACCTTTATGGTTCGATTGCTCTATCAGCATTTGATGAACGAAAGAGTGATGTTGATTTTATAACGATTTTAAAAAGAAGTTTAACAAATACAGAGTTAGATCGTTTAAGTAAACTTCACCAGAAAGTGAAAAAAATGAATCCTCTTGCTGAGAAACTGGATGGAATGTACATCTGTTTAGCGGACATCGGTAAGGAAAATAACGATTTACAACCTTACCCCTGTTGTGCAAGTGGAACATTTAAGAAATCTCAATACTGGGATATCAATCATGTGACATGGTGGACACTAAAACATCATGGTATATCAGTCATAGGCGTCAACTTGGACGAGCTAAAGATTCCTACAATCTGGTGCGATGTTGAAAAGACAATGAGCTATAACGTAAACAAATATTGGGCTAATAAAGCCAAGATCGGCTGGTATTTCCTGTTGGATGATGGGGTTGAGGATGCAGTATTAACCACGTGTCGAATCTATTGTTCGTTAAAGTATAAGAAGATTATTCCGAAAGAGAAAGCAGTCGAATATGCGTTACAAACGCTCCCAAACAAATGGAATTTACTGTTTAAAGAAGCTTTGCGATTACGACATGACGACCATACAAGCTCGTTCTTTTCATCAAGGTGGAAACGAGCGAAAGAAACAAAGAAATTTCTACTGTATATGATTAATGACTGCAACGTGAAATATATAAACAATAAAGTAAAGCAATAGGCTTTAACTTTGCATTTTTGTAAAACTGAAAATGGAGCTTTTTTATTTACTAGAAAGGAAGAATGCGATTGTCTATATTTGAAGCGATTAAAGCAAAAGAGTGGGAAAAAGTAATCGAGCTAGCAAAAGGTGAACAGCGAAACGCTCAAGATGCTTCTTGGCGTACACCATTGCATGTAATGATTACTCACAAATGTCCGGCGAATTGGATAGAGGCCTATCTTCAGCTGGAGCCTAATCTTGAAATAAAAGATAAACTCGGTGAAACAGTTCTTAGTAAAGCGATTAAGTTTGGAAATAGCGAGGTAGTCGAACTGCTCATTCAATATGGAGTACAGTTGAATCATCCGAAAGGTATTCGTTATACCCCATGGTACCAAGCGCGCTATGATAAAAAGATAGCGGATCTTTTAATCGAGACAGAAGATGCCTTTCGATTAACTTTAACCAAACAAGAACAATCCTTGATTGATGAACTGCTATATGAGGAATCAGCGGAGATTCTTATGAGGAAATTAGAGTATTTGAATTCGTCGGAGCTTATTCATGCTTATGTGATGCAGTTTAATTGGGATGATGACTTATGGCCGCTGGAATGGTTACTACATAACCGAACGGTTCACCTTGTGACAACGATGGAAATGTATGATCTTCTCGGAGTCAATGAAATTTTAGAAGATACTGCCTATCGATCAGAGGAAGCTGACCAGCTCGCTCTTAAAATCATAGACCAGCTTCTAGGGGGAAAAATAAGATGAGCATATGGGTAAAAGAATGCCTGCAACAAATCGACGACATGGTGTTAGCGATGAAAGATGCAGGAATGGACATTGTTCGTTACGAAAAAGCGGAAGGAATGAGTAATAGTGAGCTGACCGAACTGGAACAACAGCTTGGAGTCACCTTACCTGAAAAATTACAGGAGCTATTGCAAAGTTGCCGCCATCTCACTTATCTTTGGGATTTCCCAGACTCTGTGATGGAACCAGATACTTTACCAGCTATGAGTGGAGAAATGGGCTGGAGCTCCATTGAAGTCGGCTGGTTTGAAGACCCAACAGATCTGGAATGTGTAGGAGAATTGGATGATCGACGGTACCTTTCCTTCAGCAGCTCCGGAGCGGGTAACCCAGTGATGTTGGACATAAAGAACGATTTTTCTGTTGTTTGTTTTTTGCATGAAGAAGGCGAAATCGTCACTTTAGCACCGAATTTAGAAGCCTTTATTCGAACGATTATTCAACTGTATGGAGCTTGGATTTGGGAATGGACGGATGTGACAAATGAACATGGCATTGACTTAAAATGTGAAGCGCTGCAACAGTGGCAAACGTGGATGACTCGCTTTCTAAGCATTTCATTAGAAGCAGCAACAAGCTTAGAGGAATTAATTGAGTATACGCTTTATCATGGCATTGAATTAGAAAAGGTTCAACAGGCGTATGAAGCTTATGATCGATTCGACATTTTCAAAGCTTGGTATGATCGAATGGTGTGTGATCCTTCCCACTTTTCCTATTGGACCAAAATGATGGGAGCCACCGCAAAGAAAGGTGCGGCAGATTGGGTTCGAGCGTTATGGGAACCGGACATGTTTGACATGTACTTAAATGGCGAGGCTCCATTTGTTCAAACAGAAGATGAATTAAGAAGCATTCGAGCTCGTTTAAGTTATGATGCTTTACCAGAGAAAGAAGCGCTTGATCATATTTTTCAAGATTTAGAACTTCAAGCTTCAAAGTATAACCAAAAGATCGATGGGTTTGACGCGAACGCCCAATTAGCTAAATTTCATTCTCAGCGAGTCATTTCATGGATGAAAAATTGGGTACGAAATCCGATTGATGGTTGGGATTCTTTATTCACCAGTTCGAAACCTACCGTAGCCATATTAATGGAATGGCTAGATGAGTCAGAAATCTGCGAGAAAGTCGCAGTTAATGCCCTATGTATGATGTTAAAAAAAGACGCCTTGCCTATCATGAACGAAATGGACAGCGAAGCCTTACAAACAAAATTGGTTCATATCCAAGACAAGGCCATCTTACGTACTTATAAGCGAAAAATTGAAGAGATTATAGAGCAGCTTCCTTATTAATAGGTAGAAAAAACAAAACGGCAAAAGCCTGTATCGTCAATGACTAAATAATGACCGATACAGGCTCTTTTTTATTTTTTGTTATGAAAAAGGACAAAAACGTATATTATAAACCATATATAGAAAAATTAAAAGCGCCTATATAAAAATGTCGATAAATTGACTAAAAAATAATATTTAAAATTGACAATTTTGTGAATTTAATGAATAATATATTTAAAGGAGGATGAGTGAAATGAAATCTAACGTTAAAATACTAAATGCTGTGAAATATGTTTGTGGAACGGTACTTTCAATTGGAATTATTACTTTTTTACTCGGTTTTTTTGAAAGCGGTTTCAGCGTTTTGACTCCTATTGGCATTGGGACAGTTGTTGGAGCTGTGTTCATCTTTCTGATGGGTGTATTCTTTGTAGCAACAGAAGAAATGCTCGATAAAACATATGAAGGGATTAAAGGGATTAAAGGGATTAAAGTAATTCCAATAAAAACGAAAAACGGAGTACTATGACGAACGCTCCTTTTGAGACGTCTTAATAAATATAACCTCAGCGTGCATAAATACAAAATGCTGTAATAAGAAAAACTGTCATGCCTACTGTGAATGACAGATCAATGAAAAAACAGCAAATAAAAAACAAGACCGAAACGATCATCGGTCTTGCTTTTTATTTTTGTCATTATTTACTGAAAATTGAATATAGAATTTTAAATGAATTTATAGGAAAATGTATAATGGTACTTCTATTTTTATCTATCTTGATTTTCATAATATGCTTCATCCGCATATTTCTGGTCTTTTCCTTTAAGATAAGCTAGGATCATTTTCGGACGTTTAAGTAAAACCCAGTCTCCATGTTTATCAAACTTTCTGCTTGAAGTTATCATCCCATTTTGAATCGTCCCGTATTTTTTCCCCTTCTTTTTTCCCCACTCTTTTAATCGTTTAGCGAAATCTGCATCTTCTGCCATAAGCATATCTTCATTAAATCCCTTAATCGATTTAAAATCCTTTTTGTAGCACCAAAAGATTCCCACAGAAATTGCTCCATATTTAAAGAATAGTGGCCCAATTAATAACAAAGTTGAAACAAAAATTCCCAAAGACATTCTTTCAAATTTTCCTGTAACTCCGCCTCCAATGTACTTTCCAGTGATTAAGTTCTCCTCTGCCTTAGACAACACATGTTCGTTCATCTGTGTATCCGCATCAATTGTAACGATGATTTCACCTCTAGCTATTTCAACACCTGCGTTCCTAATCTTAGAAAGGTTTTTATCGTTATTCTTTATTATGATACATTTATACGATTTTGCAATTTCTTCCGTTCTGTCTGTACATCGATTTAACACAACAATGATTTCAACTTGATTTTTAAATAATTTTGAGGCTTTTGAAATAGATTCTAAGCATTTTCCAATGTACTTTTCTTCATTATGGGCGGGTATTACAATTGAAATTTTTATATCCTCTTTATTTTTATCTTCTGAAGAGTTCTCCTTTTCGTTCATACAATATCTCCCCCTTTAAATGAAACAATTTTTATTTCTGTAACTGTGACTTGAAACAAACAAGAGTGAATGATGTCGTAATTAAATCAAATTGGATCTATATCACTTTCTGAAATTTACCTGATGAAATTAAAGCCTATAACAAACACTACCCTTATTAGGAATATTATCACCTTAATTAATTGTATGAACTATTGAAATTTAATATTTTTTCTAACATGTCATTATCTAAAGCTGGGATATGACGGTTAGAAGTCTTTATCGGTACCGAACATTTTGGATCAATAGTTGTCGATGTAAAGTAGAGAAATTACAAATTTCAAATTAAACAATCGGGCGTGATTGTGGAGCAACATAGATAATGATCAAACTATTTTTTTAAGCAACAGATACGAGTCTAAACATGACCGTGATAAAGATGGCTGGGCTTGTGAAAGATAAATAGATTATTTTAAACCCCTGTCTTTTTTAAGGACAGGGGTTTATTATAAACTCAATAAGAACATTCATTCTAAAAGTATAGAAAATTCCCTGTTCCTCTCTAAAACTTTATATCTATCAATTTTCAAGTTTTTTCTAAACATTCTTTTTATTCTACTAGAAACCTGGTAATATATTCTTATCAATGACAAAGTGAGGGATGAAGATGAAGAAATGGTTTATAGCTTTATGTACCGTGATATCTTTGGTGGTTTTCTTGACGATTCCAACTCA
Proteins encoded in this region:
- a CDS encoding response regulator transcription factor — encoded protein: MRILLIEDDIDLCQTIYLQLLNQGYYVDRYHNGEDALHYALKSNYDLIILDRMLPIIDGLSITQVLRNKQINTPIIMVTAMSEIHNRIEGLDAGADDYLIKPFAMEELFARIRALVRRPSKIENIEILTFSNITLDTTNKLLVCNDKKLSLSKREIELLAFLIKNKNIPVSRERILAHVWGADTTVEMGNLDNYIHFLRRRLRNVGSVAIIKTIYGVGYQLKEAETC
- a CDS encoding HAMP domain-containing sensor histidine kinase; the protein is MLKHAKRNLILLYTISTGMILTLVIGLLFYSSIKQAITFEKNIFQNAIFSVNYFIQNETDLTHSQLSEIENQTHVMIDIQEIDPSYKGSLSSKTNREFLFKTLKNELNKIVIAVNLFEDSVYKNPIVTIKGEKHDYYYGTSLTFPNEKETIYILYYLDFSKIISLKTVLTYIFIEVIGLLLLFLLSNILVKKALIPIDINIQKQKEFVAAASHELKSPLAVIQANASAIKFEPSQASFYIKGILNECQRMSRLIQDMLFLASNDSHRWTIKKELIDTETFLIETYETHISYCHEKKQILTLDLPKEELPPFHADKERLSQVLAILLDNAISYSPAKSVVTIRSFIQNDSIVFDIEDHGLGIPNTAKEYIFDRFYRADPSRSDKKHVGLGLSIALEIVKLHNGKISLKDTVHGGCTFSVELPIE
- a CDS encoding CPBP family intramembrane glutamic endopeptidase, whose protein sequence is MILNIKNRKRNFILVSPIVVILLGFITATTCSKVIDEWAWVPLAIVYWSSLGICIKYFKGNKQIKDWLKKPQPSKLMVFFSLILGFFPMSVVMTNYELFNSIWLVVLWLLFAIINPFFEELYWRGLLLDAAMELFPKWIAMAYSTIFFVLSHPLMWGVFSIANAHYHVFIYLTILGVVWSYTYFQTQSLRWVILSHFFVDIGIMTVPVFLNLYVPPNV
- a CDS encoding TetR/AcrR family transcriptional regulator, translated to MPRQDEQNKQIRDARSEQILQAAAQVFARRGMAAAKISDIAKEAGLSHGLVYHYFKSKEEIFTTLVKKASENSMDIIQQANQREGTPLQKLQWMTEQMIESIGSGEEVLLFLIMIQASTSDAVPEEVKETLKMSSPVEVTAPLIIAGQREGEIIQADPIQLTVTYYALIQGLAINKIQWQECPMPDPMMIINIFRKRGE
- a CDS encoding HXXEE domain-containing protein yields the protein MHKNLFYKILWALPIIFAIHNVEELPQLGSWANEHLAGESFAFLRELYSFHSLAFAMVLLTVVVAVVVILEYKFRNKLTFMLTMLSACLLLINGLTHIVQSMVFQSYMPGLISAVLLLIPYMSFVLYLSMKANRIRLRTIGFYLVISVIVMVPIIFIFLILSRWVMR
- a CDS encoding nucleotidyltransferase domain-containing protein, translated to MNENVNIPNEVNSLLLDYTNLLEAELSDVIYGVYLYGSIALSAFDERKSDVDFITILKRSLTNTELDRLSKLHQKVKKMNPLAEKLDGMYICLADIGKENNDLQPYPCCASGTFKKSQYWDINHVTWWTLKHHGISVIGVNLDELKIPTIWCDVEKTMSYNVNKYWANKAKIGWYFLLDDGVEDAVLTTCRIYCSLKYKKIIPKEKAVEYALQTLPNKWNLLFKEALRLRHDDHTSSFFSSRWKRAKETKKFLLYMINDCNVKYINNKVKQ
- a CDS encoding ankyrin repeat domain-containing protein, with the protein product MSIFEAIKAKEWEKVIELAKGEQRNAQDASWRTPLHVMITHKCPANWIEAYLQLEPNLEIKDKLGETVLSKAIKFGNSEVVELLIQYGVQLNHPKGIRYTPWYQARYDKKIADLLIETEDAFRLTLTKQEQSLIDELLYEESAEILMRKLEYLNSSELIHAYVMQFNWDDDLWPLEWLLHNRTVHLVTTMEMYDLLGVNEILEDTAYRSEEADQLALKIIDQLLGGKIR
- a CDS encoding SMI1/KNR4 family protein; the encoded protein is MSIWVKECLQQIDDMVLAMKDAGMDIVRYEKAEGMSNSELTELEQQLGVTLPEKLQELLQSCRHLTYLWDFPDSVMEPDTLPAMSGEMGWSSIEVGWFEDPTDLECVGELDDRRYLSFSSSGAGNPVMLDIKNDFSVVCFLHEEGEIVTLAPNLEAFIRTIIQLYGAWIWEWTDVTNEHGIDLKCEALQQWQTWMTRFLSISLEAATSLEELIEYTLYHGIELEKVQQAYEAYDRFDIFKAWYDRMVCDPSHFSYWTKMMGATAKKGAADWVRALWEPDMFDMYLNGEAPFVQTEDELRSIRARLSYDALPEKEALDHIFQDLELQASKYNQKIDGFDANAQLAKFHSQRVISWMKNWVRNPIDGWDSLFTSSKPTVAILMEWLDESEICEKVAVNALCMMLKKDALPIMNEMDSEALQTKLVHIQDKAILRTYKRKIEEIIEQLPY
- a CDS encoding glycosyltransferase; protein product: MNEKENSSEDKNKEDIKISIVIPAHNEEKYIGKCLESISKASKLFKNQVEIIVVLNRCTDRTEEIAKSYKCIIIKNNDKNLSKIRNAGVEIARGEIIVTIDADTQMNEHVLSKAEENLITGKYIGGGVTGKFERMSLGIFVSTLLLIGPLFFKYGAISVGIFWCYKKDFKSIKGFNEDMLMAEDADFAKRLKEWGKKKGKKYGTIQNGMITSSRKFDKHGDWVLLKRPKMILAYLKGKDQKYADEAYYENQDR
- a CDS encoding excalibur calcium-binding domain-containing protein yields the protein MWSNIDNDQTIFLSNRYESKHDRDKDGWACER